A part of Leishmania panamensis strain MHOM/PA/94/PSC-1 chromosome 34 sequence genomic DNA contains:
- a CDS encoding hypothetical protein (TriTrypDB/GeneDB-style sysID: LpmP.34.4030), which yields MFDPLRLLVLSFLYYFGFAYAAFTALKQRSTTIVVTESSVTTPMAANARCLRTKVSIDIPSLKLMIMLTSMTLLSLVGADWFPLFAEMRVIFMYTLLFAPPLAQQELYDQLFAPLLAHAGTVVRSPKIRGFVARKVPLFLVRLCVDVAIAFVNYTQRSRSLDGNAAQDILRGLQFSQRALQQVPDVPLESEDATHVRSARDSSGAADIKNVRRALIVEKATKGFNAHIPLGRVVRDDYIDPESSLSVATASLSTMSPFSSTRGDGLLASLHSEYLHSALEGSEDSRTDDVRRCCRNHKKVFGIS from the coding sequence ATGTTCGACCCACTGCGCCTGTTGGTGCTGTCGTTCCTTTATTACTTTGGCTTCGCCTATGCTGCCTTCACAGCACTCAAGCAGCGCTCCACAACAATTGTGGTGACGGAGTCATCGGTGACAACGCCGATGGCTGCAAACGCACGTTGTCTACGCACAAAGGTGTCCATCGATATCCCATCGTTGAAGCTCATGATCATGCTAACATCCATGACGCTGCTCTCGCTTGTTGGGGCTGACTGGTTTCCACTTTTTGCGGAGATGCGCGTTATCTTCATGTATACGCTCCTTTTTGCACCCCCCTTGGCCCAGCAGGAGCTGTATGATCAGCTGTTCGCCCCTCTTCTGGCTCACGCTGGCACCGTTGTTCGCTCTCCGAAGATAAGGGGCTTCGTTGCTCGCAAGGTGCCGTTGTTTTTAGTACGTCTTTGCGTTGACGTTGCGATTGCCTTTGTGAACTACACGCAGCGCAGTCGTAGCCTCGATGGCAATGCGGCACAAGACATCTTGCGTGGCCTGCAGTTTAgccagcgcgcgctgcagcaggttCCCGATGTGCCGCTCGAGTCAGAAGACGCGACGCATGTGCGCAGTGCAagagacagcagcggtgctgccgacATCAAAAATGTGCGGCGAGCTCTCAtagtggagaaggcgacgaAGGGCTTCAACGCCCATATCCCGCTTGGCCGTGTTGTGCGGGATGACTACATTGACCCCGAGAGCAGCTTGTccgtggcgacggcgtctCTGTCAACGATGTCACCCTTTTCCAGTACGAGGGGGGATGGACTACTGGCGAGTTTGCACAGCGAGTACTTACACTCTGCGTTAGAGGGCAGTGAAGATAGTCGGACCGATGACGtgcgtcgctgttgcagaAACCACAAAAAAGTGTTTGGCATCTCCTGA